Proteins encoded in a region of the Saccharothrix ecbatanensis genome:
- the nuoH gene encoding NADH-quinone oxidoreductase subunit NuoH, with amino-acid sequence MSTAELLVDDPLWLILLKVVGIFGFLVVMTLFMINWERKVVARMQQRPGPNRTGPNGWLQSLADGLKLAFKEDIRPVLADKWVYFLAPVISCIPAFVAFSVIPLGGEVSIFGERTALQLVDLPVGVLVVLACSSLGVYGIVLAGWASGSPYPLLAALRAAAQVISYEIAMGLSILAVILHSQSLSTAAIVDAQGGGWFFYLLPVSFLIFVVAMVGETNRAPFDLPEAESELVGGFHTEYSSLKFALFFLAEYVNMVTLSAMSTTLFLGGWRFPFVDESHFLNAGWLGLVWFVIKTLMFLFLFIWLRGTLPRLRYDQFMRLGWKVLVPIALVWFVAVTFARYLRQEVEAGGGLETGTWLMLIGGFLAVVLLIAFLLPDKREPHDPNAVPVTGGGYPVPPLDLQVPKSPPRRQVPVAQLPGDQTKEPAAVTAASQKEASDGRV; translated from the coding sequence ATGAGCACCGCTGAACTCCTCGTGGACGATCCGCTCTGGCTGATCCTCCTCAAGGTCGTCGGCATCTTCGGGTTCCTCGTGGTCATGACCTTGTTCATGATCAACTGGGAGCGCAAGGTGGTGGCCCGGATGCAGCAGCGTCCCGGGCCCAACCGGACCGGCCCGAACGGCTGGCTCCAGTCGCTCGCCGACGGCCTGAAGCTCGCCTTCAAGGAGGACATCCGGCCGGTCCTGGCGGACAAGTGGGTGTACTTCCTCGCCCCGGTGATCTCCTGCATCCCCGCGTTCGTCGCCTTCTCGGTGATCCCGCTCGGCGGCGAGGTCTCGATCTTCGGCGAGCGCACCGCGCTCCAGCTGGTCGACCTGCCGGTCGGCGTGCTGGTCGTGCTGGCCTGCTCGTCGCTCGGCGTCTACGGCATCGTGCTGGCCGGCTGGGCCTCCGGCTCGCCGTACCCGCTGCTGGCCGCGCTGCGCGCCGCCGCCCAGGTGATCTCCTACGAGATCGCGATGGGCCTGTCGATCCTCGCGGTCATCCTGCACTCGCAGTCCCTGTCGACGGCGGCCATCGTCGACGCCCAGGGCGGCGGCTGGTTCTTCTACCTGCTGCCGGTCAGCTTCCTGATCTTCGTCGTGGCGATGGTCGGCGAGACCAACCGCGCTCCCTTCGACCTCCCCGAGGCCGAGTCGGAGCTGGTCGGCGGCTTCCACACCGAGTACAGCTCGCTGAAGTTCGCGCTGTTCTTCCTCGCCGAGTACGTCAACATGGTCACCCTGTCCGCGATGAGCACCACCTTGTTCCTCGGTGGGTGGCGCTTCCCGTTCGTGGACGAGTCGCACTTCCTCAACGCCGGCTGGCTCGGCCTGGTGTGGTTCGTCATCAAGACGCTGATGTTCCTGTTCCTGTTCATCTGGCTGCGCGGCACGCTCCCCCGCCTGCGCTACGACCAGTTCATGCGGTTGGGCTGGAAGGTCCTGGTCCCGATCGCGCTGGTCTGGTTCGTCGCGGTGACCTTCGCCCGCTACCTCCGCCAGGAGGTGGAGGCCGGTGGCGGTCTGGAGACCGGCACCTGGCTGATGCTGATCGGCGGGTTCCTCGCGGTGGTCCTGCTCATCGCGTTCCTGCTGCCGGACAAGCGCGAGCCGCACGACCCCAACGCCGTGCCGGTGACCGGTGGCGGCTACCCGGTGCCGCCGCTGGACCTCCAGGTCCCCAAGTCGCCGCCGCGCCGGCAGGTGCCAGTCGCCCAGCTACCGGGCGATCAGACGAAGGAACCGGCAGCGGTAACCGCAGCTTCACAAAAGGAGGCCAGCGATGGGCGTGTTTGA
- the nuoL gene encoding NADH-quinone oxidoreductase subunit L: MLDPASGSSGVVAAGGIGGLAWLLLALPAFGALVLLLGGKRTDKWGHLLGCATVIAAFAYGVALFFSTLGMSPEERTTELHLFDWVPVNALNVEFGLRLDPLSLTFVLLITGVGALIHIYSIGYMAHDAGRRKFFGYLNLFVAAMLLLVLGNGFVTLYFGWEGVGLASYLLIGWYQHKPEAASAAKKAFLMNRVGDLGLAIAIFMMFKTLGTTQYTEVFARVGEFSSAEVLAITLLLLLGACGKSGQFPLQAWLPDAMAGPTPVSALIHAATMVTAGVYLIARSNPIYNLSADGRLVVMIIGGLTLLIGCVIGCAYDDFKKVLAYSTVSQIGYMILAVGLGPVGYALGIMHLLTHGFFKAGLFLGAGSVMHGMNDEGDIRRMGGLAKKMPITFFTWTLGYLALIGFPFLSGYFSKDAIIAAAFSEPGWRGWVFGGVAALGAGITAFYMTRLLFLVFLGKPRYTELKSADGREYHPHESGLSMTVPMILLAVGSVGAGWFFESNHNLSGWLAPSLGELQEQHGVLSHGVVNFLVLGLSALGVLVAYLLFGRKPQPVERPVRVSFPVRAARADLYGNALNEALFARPGTWLTRALVFVDNKGVDGLVNGSAALLGGSSGRLRRMQTGFVRSYALSMLLGAVFVLGALLMVRFS; encoded by the coding sequence ATGCTCGACCCCGCGAGCGGGTCTTCGGGCGTTGTTGCCGCCGGCGGGATCGGCGGTCTCGCCTGGTTGTTGCTGGCGCTGCCGGCCTTCGGCGCGCTCGTGCTGCTCCTGGGCGGCAAGCGCACCGACAAGTGGGGTCACCTGCTGGGCTGCGCCACCGTGATCGCCGCGTTCGCGTACGGGGTCGCGCTGTTCTTCTCCACGCTGGGCATGAGCCCGGAGGAGCGGACCACCGAGCTGCACCTGTTCGACTGGGTGCCGGTGAACGCGCTGAACGTGGAGTTCGGGCTGCGGCTCGACCCGCTGTCGCTCACGTTCGTGCTGCTGATCACCGGTGTCGGCGCGCTGATCCACATCTACTCCATCGGCTACATGGCGCACGACGCCGGGCGGCGGAAGTTCTTCGGCTACCTGAACCTCTTCGTCGCCGCCATGCTGCTGCTGGTGCTCGGCAACGGCTTCGTGACGCTGTACTTCGGCTGGGAGGGCGTCGGCCTCGCGTCGTACCTGCTCATCGGCTGGTACCAGCACAAGCCGGAAGCGGCCTCGGCGGCCAAGAAGGCGTTCCTGATGAACCGGGTCGGCGACCTGGGTCTGGCGATCGCCATCTTCATGATGTTCAAGACCCTGGGCACCACCCAGTACACCGAGGTGTTCGCCCGGGTCGGCGAGTTCTCCTCGGCCGAGGTCCTGGCCATCACGTTGCTGCTGCTGCTCGGCGCGTGCGGCAAGTCCGGCCAGTTCCCGCTCCAGGCGTGGCTGCCGGACGCGATGGCCGGCCCGACGCCCGTCTCCGCCCTGATCCACGCGGCGACGATGGTCACCGCCGGCGTCTACCTGATCGCCCGCTCGAACCCGATCTACAACCTGAGCGCTGACGGCCGGCTGGTCGTGATGATCATCGGTGGGCTCACGCTGCTGATCGGCTGCGTCATCGGTTGCGCGTACGACGACTTCAAGAAGGTGCTGGCCTACTCGACGGTCAGCCAGATCGGCTACATGATCCTGGCCGTCGGCCTCGGTCCGGTCGGCTACGCGCTGGGCATCATGCACCTGCTCACGCACGGCTTCTTCAAGGCGGGCCTGTTCCTCGGCGCCGGTTCGGTCATGCACGGCATGAACGACGAGGGCGACATCCGGCGGATGGGCGGCCTGGCGAAGAAGATGCCGATCACGTTCTTCACCTGGACGTTGGGCTACCTCGCGCTGATCGGCTTCCCGTTCCTGTCCGGCTACTTCTCCAAGGACGCCATCATCGCGGCGGCGTTCAGCGAGCCGGGCTGGCGCGGCTGGGTCTTCGGCGGTGTGGCCGCGTTGGGCGCGGGCATCACCGCGTTCTACATGACCCGCCTGCTGTTCCTGGTGTTCCTGGGCAAGCCCCGCTACACCGAGCTGAAGTCGGCCGACGGCCGCGAGTACCACCCGCACGAGTCGGGCCTGTCGATGACGGTGCCGATGATCCTGCTGGCGGTCGGCTCGGTCGGCGCGGGCTGGTTCTTCGAGTCGAACCACAACCTGTCCGGCTGGCTCGCGCCGTCGCTGGGCGAGTTGCAGGAGCAGCACGGCGTGCTCTCGCACGGCGTGGTGAACTTCCTGGTGCTCGGCCTCTCCGCGCTGGGTGTGCTGGTCGCGTACCTGCTGTTCGGCCGCAAGCCGCAGCCGGTGGAGCGCCCGGTGCGCGTGTCGTTCCCGGTCCGCGCCGCGCGCGCCGACCTGTACGGCAACGCGCTGAACGAGGCGCTGTTCGCGCGGCCGGGCACCTGGCTCACCCGCGCGCTGGTGTTCGTGGACAACAAGGGCGTCGACGGCCTGGTCAACGGGTCGGCGGCGTTGCTGGGCGGTAGCTCGGGCCGGCTGCGCAGGATGCAGACCGGGTTCGTGCGCTCGTACGCGCTCTCCATGCTCCTGGGTGCGGTCTTCGTCCTGGGTGCGCTGCTGATGGTGAGGTTCTCGTGA
- the nuoN gene encoding NADH-quinone oxidoreductase subunit NuoN: protein MTTFLSQVERLQAPEIDYGAVAPLLIVLGAACLSVLVEAFLPKATRWSAQVVLTLATLVAAGLVLLQYAVAEGTPEQGKITFAGTVAVDQPVIFLWATLLMLGLGSVLLIADRSVEPGGAIVADASILPGAVGGLREQLRRREMQTEVFPLTLFALGGMMVFVAANDLLTMFIALEVMSLPLYLMAGLARRRRLLSQEAAVKYFLLGAFASAFFLYGLALLYGFAGSVKLADIASATTATDRSDTLLYAGFGLLIVGLLFKASVGPFHSWTPDVYQGSPTPVTAFMASCTKVAAFGGILRVLYGAFERSSWEWNGVLWAVAIASMVIGAVLGLTQTDVKRMIAYSSVAHAGFLLVGAISLNDAGLSGTMFYLLAYGFTTIAAFGVVSLVRNADGEATHLSQWAGLAKRSPVAAGVFTFLLLALAGLPLTSGFIGKFAVFAAAIEADMTPLVVIALVASAVAAFFYLRVIVLMYFSEPAADGPTVSVPGAFTAIAITLGAAITLVLGVYPPDVLEWAGAGVFIF, encoded by the coding sequence GTGACGACGTTCCTCTCGCAAGTGGAGCGGCTGCAAGCCCCGGAGATCGACTACGGGGCCGTCGCGCCGTTGCTGATCGTCCTCGGCGCGGCCTGCCTCAGCGTGTTGGTGGAGGCGTTCCTGCCGAAGGCCACGCGGTGGTCGGCACAGGTCGTGCTGACCCTCGCCACGCTGGTCGCCGCCGGTCTCGTGCTGCTCCAGTACGCGGTCGCCGAAGGCACCCCGGAGCAGGGCAAGATCACCTTCGCGGGCACCGTCGCGGTCGACCAGCCGGTGATCTTCCTGTGGGCCACGCTGCTCATGCTCGGCCTCGGCTCGGTGCTGCTCATCGCGGACCGGTCGGTCGAGCCGGGCGGCGCGATCGTGGCGGACGCCTCGATCCTGCCCGGCGCGGTGGGCGGCCTGCGCGAGCAGCTGCGCCGGCGGGAGATGCAGACCGAGGTCTTCCCGCTGACGCTGTTCGCGCTCGGCGGCATGATGGTCTTCGTCGCGGCGAACGACCTGCTCACCATGTTCATCGCGCTGGAAGTGATGTCGCTGCCGCTGTACCTGATGGCGGGTCTGGCGCGTCGTCGTCGCCTGTTGTCGCAGGAGGCCGCGGTCAAGTACTTCCTGCTCGGCGCGTTCGCGTCGGCGTTCTTCCTGTACGGCCTGGCCCTGCTGTACGGCTTCGCGGGCTCGGTGAAGCTGGCCGACATCGCGAGCGCGACCACGGCGACGGACCGTTCGGACACGTTGCTTTACGCGGGCTTCGGGCTGCTGATCGTGGGTCTGCTGTTCAAGGCGTCGGTCGGCCCGTTCCACTCGTGGACGCCGGACGTCTACCAGGGCTCGCCCACTCCGGTCACGGCGTTCATGGCGTCGTGCACCAAGGTCGCCGCGTTCGGCGGGATCCTGCGCGTGCTCTACGGCGCGTTCGAGCGGTCGAGCTGGGAGTGGAACGGCGTCCTGTGGGCCGTGGCGATCGCGTCCATGGTGATCGGCGCGGTGCTCGGCCTGACCCAGACCGACGTGAAGCGGATGATCGCCTACTCGTCCGTGGCGCACGCCGGCTTCCTGCTGGTCGGCGCGATCTCGCTGAACGACGCGGGCCTGTCCGGCACGATGTTCTACCTGCTGGCCTACGGCTTCACCACGATTGCCGCGTTCGGTGTGGTCAGCCTGGTGCGCAACGCCGACGGCGAGGCCACGCACCTGTCCCAGTGGGCGGGTCTGGCCAAGCGTTCGCCGGTCGCCGCCGGTGTGTTCACGTTCCTGCTGCTGGCCCTCGCGGGTCTGCCGCTGACGAGCGGGTTCATCGGCAAGTTCGCTGTGTTCGCGGCGGCGATCGAGGCCGACATGACGCCGCTCGTGGTGATCGCGCTGGTGGCGAGCGCGGTGGCGGCGTTCTTCTACCTGCGGGTGATCGTGCTGATGTACTTCAGCGAGCCCGCGGCGGACGGCCCGACGGTGAGCGTGCCGGGTGCTTTCACGGCGATCGCGATCACCCTCGGCGCGGCGATCACGCTGGTGCTCGGTGTCTACCCGCCCGACGTCCTGGAATGGGCGGGGGCCGGAGTGTTCATCTTCTAG
- a CDS encoding polyprenyl synthetase family protein, whose product MTNSERAGAGFRIGDPALAELVQGGLAEVEELLRDVVQSEFHPVMETSLHLVTAGGKRIRPLFTILAAQFGSTWDRDSVVKAGAVIELTHLATLYHDDVMDEATMRRGAESANAKWDNSIAILTGDYLFAHASALVADLGTGAARIIAETFSELVTGQMRETMGPRAGEDPVSHYLTTIAEKTGSLIATAARFGGMFSDATEEQVEALGAYGEVIGAAFQISDDVIDIASPPEESGKTPGTDLREGVKTLPMLYALQDDPDSRLAKLLAAPITDDAEVYEALGLLRASPGLQRARQTLDDYADRARNTLRILPPGAARDALAAVSDYVVTRTH is encoded by the coding sequence GTGACAAACAGCGAGCGGGCGGGTGCGGGGTTCCGTATTGGGGACCCCGCGCTCGCCGAGTTGGTACAGGGCGGGCTCGCCGAGGTGGAGGAGCTGCTGCGCGACGTCGTGCAGAGCGAATTCCACCCGGTGATGGAGACGTCCCTGCACCTGGTGACCGCCGGCGGCAAGCGCATCCGCCCGCTGTTCACCATCCTGGCGGCGCAGTTCGGCAGCACGTGGGACCGGGACAGCGTGGTCAAGGCCGGCGCGGTGATCGAGCTGACCCACCTGGCCACGCTCTACCACGACGACGTCATGGACGAGGCCACCATGCGCCGCGGCGCGGAGTCGGCCAATGCCAAGTGGGACAACAGCATCGCGATCCTCACCGGTGATTACCTGTTCGCGCACGCTTCGGCGTTGGTCGCGGATCTCGGCACGGGGGCGGCGCGGATCATCGCGGAGACGTTCTCGGAGCTCGTGACCGGGCAGATGCGCGAGACGATGGGTCCGCGTGCCGGTGAGGACCCGGTGTCGCACTACCTGACCACGATCGCGGAGAAGACCGGTTCGCTGATCGCCACGGCGGCCCGGTTCGGCGGGATGTTCTCCGACGCGACGGAGGAGCAGGTCGAGGCGCTGGGCGCGTACGGCGAGGTGATCGGGGCGGCGTTCCAGATCTCCGACGACGTCATCGACATCGCGTCACCGCCGGAGGAGTCCGGCAAGACACCCGGCACGGACCTCCGCGAGGGCGTCAAGACGCTGCCCATGCTGTACGCGTTGCAGGACGATCCGGACTCGCGCCTGGCGAAGCTCCTGGCGGCCCCGATCACCGACGACGCCGAGGTCTACGAGGCTCTCGGCCTCCTCCGCGCGTCCCCAGGCCTGCAACGCGCCCGCCAAACCCTCGACGACTACGCCGACCGCGCCCGCAACACCCTCCGGATCCTCCCCCCAGGCGCCGCCCGCGACGCCCTGGCCGCCGTCAGCGACTACGTCGTAACCCGCACCCACTAA
- the nuoK gene encoding NADH-quinone oxidoreductase subunit NuoK, translated as MTPTYYLLLSALLFSLGAVGVLVRRNAIVVFMCVELMLNAVNLSLVTFARINGQLDGQVMAFFVMVVAAAEVVVGLAIIMAIFKTRRSASVDDSNLLKY; from the coding sequence GTGACCCCTACGTACTACCTGCTGCTGTCCGCGCTGCTGTTCAGCCTCGGCGCGGTCGGCGTTCTGGTGCGGCGCAACGCCATCGTGGTGTTCATGTGCGTGGAGCTGATGCTCAACGCGGTGAACCTCAGCCTGGTCACGTTCGCCCGCATCAACGGGCAGCTGGACGGCCAGGTGATGGCGTTCTTCGTGATGGTCGTCGCGGCGGCCGAAGTCGTGGTGGGTCTGGCGATCATCATGGCGATCTTCAAGACGCGTCGCTCGGCCTCGGTCGACGATTCCAACCTGCTGAAGTACTGA
- the nuoI gene encoding NADH-quinone oxidoreductase subunit NuoI, whose amino-acid sequence MGVFDPVKGFGVTFATMFKKVVTEEYPEVKKVTAPRFHGRHQLNRHPDGLEKCVGCELCAWACPADAIFVEGADNTEDARFSPGERYGADYQINYLRCIGCGLCIEACPTRSLTMTNEYELADDDRQKLIFTKEDLLAPLLAGMEQPPHPMRLGENEQDYYVNGPQLAAQAKQMPGADR is encoded by the coding sequence ATGGGCGTGTTTGATCCCGTCAAGGGCTTCGGCGTCACCTTCGCCACGATGTTCAAGAAGGTCGTCACCGAGGAGTACCCCGAGGTCAAGAAGGTCACCGCGCCGCGGTTCCACGGCCGCCACCAGCTCAACCGGCACCCGGACGGGCTGGAGAAGTGCGTCGGCTGCGAGCTGTGCGCGTGGGCGTGCCCCGCGGACGCGATCTTCGTCGAGGGCGCGGACAACACCGAGGACGCGCGCTTCTCGCCCGGTGAGCGCTACGGCGCCGACTACCAGATCAACTACCTGCGCTGCATCGGCTGCGGCCTGTGCATCGAGGCGTGCCCGACCCGCTCGCTCACCATGACCAACGAGTACGAGCTGGCCGACGACGACCGGCAGAAGCTGATCTTCACCAAGGAAGACCTGCTCGCGCCGCTGCTGGCCGGCATGGAGCAGCCACCGCACCCCATGCGGCTCGGCGAGAATGAGCAGGACTACTACGTGAACGGTCCGCAGCTGGCCGCACAGGCGAAGCAGATGCCGGGAGCGGATCGATGA
- a CDS encoding NADH-quinone oxidoreductase subunit M, whose product MSWTLIALLLLPLVGSLVVAFLRGNDRLAKTVALAFSLAELGLAVLAWTAFDPGGERLQLTSSADWIPAFGVHLSFGVDGIALVMIALVAFLVPVVIGGSWADKLPEGRSAGGFFALLLAMQTGMVGVFAATDVFVFYVFFEAVLVPMYFLIGRFGGPNRQYAAMKFFLYSLLGGLIMLASVIGLYVVSADKLGSGTFDWATLVTVTREAPLSTQIWLFLGFFIAFAIKAPLVPLHTWLPDAGAEAPVGAGVLLVGILDKIGTFGFLRYCLPLFPAASKELAPLVLILAVVGILYGSLLAVGQSDMKRFVAYTSIAHFGFIALGIFAFSSQAGTGAVLYMVNHGISTGMLFLVVGMVMARGGSRLIEDYGGMAKLTPVLGGLFFVAGLSSLALPGTNSFVSEFLVLIGSYPNEPVYTILAAVGMVLAALYVLWLYQRVFQGPVRGNALVGLAGGPGAAVDPEKAPVPDLNKRELAVLAPLVALILVLGFYPKPVLDVITPSVGATLSEVGVADPVAQEGK is encoded by the coding sequence GTGAGCTGGACGCTGATCGCGCTGCTCCTGCTGCCGCTCGTCGGCAGCCTGGTGGTGGCGTTCCTGCGGGGCAACGACCGGTTGGCCAAGACGGTCGCGCTGGCGTTCTCGCTGGCGGAGCTGGGCCTGGCGGTGCTGGCCTGGACGGCGTTCGACCCGGGCGGCGAGCGCTTGCAGCTCACCAGCTCGGCCGACTGGATCCCGGCCTTCGGCGTGCACCTGTCGTTCGGCGTGGACGGCATCGCGCTGGTGATGATCGCGCTGGTCGCGTTCCTGGTGCCGGTCGTCATCGGCGGCTCGTGGGCGGACAAGCTGCCCGAGGGTCGCAGCGCGGGCGGGTTCTTCGCCCTGCTGCTGGCGATGCAGACCGGCATGGTCGGTGTCTTCGCGGCCACCGACGTGTTCGTGTTCTACGTGTTCTTCGAGGCCGTCCTGGTCCCGATGTACTTCCTGATCGGCCGCTTCGGCGGGCCGAACCGGCAGTACGCGGCGATGAAGTTCTTCCTGTACTCGCTGCTCGGCGGCCTGATCATGCTGGCCTCCGTGATCGGCCTGTACGTGGTGAGCGCGGACAAGCTCGGCTCCGGCACGTTCGACTGGGCCACGCTGGTGACGGTGACGCGCGAAGCGCCGCTGTCCACCCAGATCTGGCTGTTCCTCGGCTTCTTCATCGCGTTCGCGATCAAGGCGCCGCTGGTGCCGCTGCACACGTGGCTGCCGGACGCCGGTGCGGAGGCGCCGGTCGGCGCGGGCGTGCTGCTGGTCGGCATCCTGGACAAGATCGGCACGTTCGGCTTCCTGCGCTACTGCCTGCCGCTGTTCCCGGCGGCCAGCAAGGAGCTCGCGCCGCTGGTGCTGATCCTCGCCGTCGTCGGCATCCTGTACGGCTCGCTGCTCGCCGTCGGCCAGTCCGACATGAAGCGGTTCGTGGCGTACACGTCGATCGCCCACTTCGGCTTCATCGCGCTGGGCATCTTCGCGTTCAGCTCGCAGGCCGGGACCGGCGCGGTGCTGTACATGGTCAACCACGGCATCTCGACCGGCATGCTGTTCCTGGTCGTCGGCATGGTGATGGCCCGCGGCGGGTCGCGCCTGATCGAGGACTACGGCGGCATGGCCAAGCTGACGCCGGTGCTGGGCGGGCTGTTCTTCGTGGCCGGCCTGTCGTCGCTGGCGCTGCCGGGCACCAACTCGTTCGTGAGCGAGTTCCTGGTGCTCATCGGGTCCTACCCGAACGAGCCGGTGTACACGATCCTGGCCGCCGTCGGCATGGTCCTGGCCGCGCTGTACGTCCTCTGGCTGTACCAGCGCGTGTTCCAGGGCCCGGTGCGCGGCAACGCGCTGGTGGGCCTGGCCGGTGGTCCCGGCGCGGCGGTCGACCCGGAGAAGGCGCCGGTGCCCGACCTGAACAAGCGCGAACTGGCCGTGCTCGCGCCGCTGGTGGCACTGATCCTGGTGCTCGGCTTCTACCCGAAGCCGGTGTTGGACGTGATCACCCCGTCCGTCGGGGCGACGCTCAGCGAGGTCGGGGTCGCCGACCCGGTCGCGCAGGAAGGCAAGTGA
- a CDS encoding NADH-quinone oxidoreductase subunit J, which translates to MISSLLAQQPDAVERVVDTVTTGEAVSFWILGPLALAGALGMLFARNAVHSALWLVLTMLSLGVLYMVQQAPFLGFVQIIVYTGAIMMLFLFVLMLVGKDSSDSVVEVLRGQRLAAVVIGVGFAGLVVASVSRALTDVEPVGLAAENTQNGGNVANIGEALFTDYLFPFELTSALLITAAVGAMVLAFTSRTGQDAKKTQRQLVEERFRGNRPGSLPGPGVFATANSVATPALLPDGSVASESLSELIETTAKERLEDDVAEVSGTGHDPDAHALKGESS; encoded by the coding sequence ATGATCTCCTCCCTCCTCGCGCAGCAGCCCGACGCCGTCGAACGCGTGGTGGACACGGTCACCACCGGCGAGGCGGTCTCGTTCTGGATCCTGGGCCCGCTGGCCCTCGCCGGCGCGCTGGGCATGCTCTTCGCCCGCAACGCGGTGCACTCCGCGCTGTGGCTGGTGCTCACGATGCTCAGCCTCGGCGTGCTCTACATGGTCCAGCAGGCGCCGTTCCTCGGCTTCGTGCAGATCATCGTGTACACCGGCGCGATCATGATGCTGTTCCTGTTCGTGCTGATGCTGGTGGGCAAGGACAGTTCGGACTCGGTGGTCGAGGTGCTCCGCGGCCAACGACTGGCCGCCGTGGTCATCGGCGTCGGCTTCGCCGGCCTCGTGGTCGCCTCGGTCAGCCGCGCGCTGACCGACGTGGAGCCGGTCGGCCTGGCGGCGGAGAACACGCAGAACGGCGGCAACGTCGCCAACATCGGCGAGGCGCTGTTCACCGACTACCTGTTCCCGTTCGAGCTCACGTCCGCGCTGCTGATCACCGCGGCGGTCGGCGCCATGGTGCTCGCGTTCACCTCGCGCACCGGCCAGGACGCCAAGAAGACCCAGCGCCAGCTGGTCGAGGAGCGCTTCCGCGGCAACCGCCCCGGCTCGCTGCCCGGTCCCGGCGTGTTCGCCACCGCCAACTCGGTGGCGACCCCCGCCCTGCTGCCGGACGGCTCGGTCGCCTCCGAGTCCCTGTCCGAGCTCATCGAGACGACCGCCAAGGAACGTCTCGAGGACGACGTCGCGGAGGTGTCCGGCACCGGGCACGACCCCGACGCGCACGCGCTCAAGGGAGAGTCGTCGTGA